The sequence GGCAGGCGTGGACCCGGACCGGCCCGTGATCACCACCTGCGGCTCGGGCGTGACCGCCGCGATTCTCGCGCTCGCGCTTGAGCGTATCGGCCAGACGAAATGGTCACTTTACGATGGATCCTGGGCGGAGTGGGGGATGTTCCCCACCGTTCCAGTCGCTACCGGAGACGCATGAGATGTTCGAAACCCTGCAAAGCCAACCCGCCGACAAGATCCTCGCCCTGATGCAGATGTATCGGGACGATCCGCGCGAGGACAAGATCGACCTCGGCGTCGGTGTCTACAAGGATCCGACGGGCCTGACCCCTGTGATGCGTGCAGTCAAGGCGGCAGAGCATCGGATCTGGGAAGCCCAGGATACCAAGGTCTATACCGGGCTCGTGGGTGATCCGGCGTTCTCCGACGCGATGATCGGCCTGGTTCTCGACGGGGCGGTCCCGCGCGACACGGTTGCCGCCGCAGCCACCCCCGGCGGCACGGGTGCCGTGCGGCAGGCGTTCGAGATGGTCCGGATGGCACGCCCCGGTGCGCGGGTCTTCGTTTCCGATCCTACCTGGCCCAACCACCTGTCGATCCTGAAGTATCTCGGCATCGAGGTCGTGAACTACCGCTACTTCGATGGCGATACCGGTGGTGTGGACTTCGACGGCATGGCCGAGGACATCGGCAAGGCCGAGGCGGGCGATGTGGTGCTGCTTCACGGGTGCTGCCATAATCCGACCGGCGCCAACCTGAACCCGAGCGAATGGGACGCGGTCATCAAGATCCTGCAGAAAACCGGCGCGACCCCGATGATCGACATCGCCTATCAGGGGTTCGGTGACGGTCTTGCCGAAGACGCCGCCGCGACGCGCAAGATCGCCGCCGCTGTCCCGGAGTGTCTGATCGCCGCAAGCTGTTCGAAGAACTTTGGCATCTACCGCGAGCGCACCGGTCTTCTGATGGCGATTGCCGCGGATCCCTCGGCGAGGAAGCTCAACCAGGACACGCTGGCGTTTCTCAATCGCCAGAACTACAGCTTTCCCCCCGACCATGGGGCAAGGGTTGTCACCACCATCTTGAACGACGACGACCTGCGCGCAGACTGGAAGGCGGAACTGGAGGAGGTCCGCAACACCATGCTGGCGATCCGCACCCAGTTGGCCGAAGAACTTCAAGCGCTCTCAGGCTCGGACCGTTTCGGTTTTCTCGGCCAGCACCGTGGCATGTTCTCGCGACTGGGGACGACCCCGGAAAAGGTCGAGGAACTGCGCACCAAGCACGGGATCTACATGGTCGGGGACAGCCGCATGA is a genomic window of Sulfitobacter alexandrii containing:
- a CDS encoding aromatic amino acid transaminase; translated protein: MFETLQSQPADKILALMQMYRDDPREDKIDLGVGVYKDPTGLTPVMRAVKAAEHRIWEAQDTKVYTGLVGDPAFSDAMIGLVLDGAVPRDTVAAAATPGGTGAVRQAFEMVRMARPGARVFVSDPTWPNHLSILKYLGIEVVNYRYFDGDTGGVDFDGMAEDIGKAEAGDVVLLHGCCHNPTGANLNPSEWDAVIKILQKTGATPMIDIAYQGFGDGLAEDAAATRKIAAAVPECLIAASCSKNFGIYRERTGLLMAIAADPSARKLNQDTLAFLNRQNYSFPPDHGARVVTTILNDDDLRADWKAELEEVRNTMLAIRTQLAEELQALSGSDRFGFLGQHRGMFSRLGTTPEKVEELRTKHGIYMVGDSRMNIAGLNRQTVPILAKAIIDVGI